The stretch of DNA CCGACAAATCCATCGCCATGGTCAGCACCAAGTTCCGGTGGCCTTCGGCGGCGGTTGCGTGTGGGGTGGCTTTATCCAGGTAAATCCGCCGGAACCAGGAATTGGTTTCTTCACGCAGTGGGCCCCAAAGGTCGCCTTCGTACATATCCCCGGGCGGGAAGCTGGTCAGGAAATCGACGTTGCGTTCGACTTCCATTTTTAGACCGTCCGGATTGTAGCCGGGGCCTTGGGGCAGTTCGGTGGCCAGGATGACGTCACGGTGGGTGTCTTCAATATCCAACACGCCCTTGGTGCCGACGATCCCAATCTCCAGGCCGTAGACGGAGCCCGGCCATACTTTCGGCAATGACCAACAAATATTCATCGACCAGATCGTGCCGTCTTCCATGGTGAAGACGCCGAAGGTCGCGTCTTTCGTGCCGAGTTCGGTCATGACGTTTTCGTTTGAGCGCGCAAATACAGAGACAGGCTTACCCGCGTCCCCCATTAGCCACATGCACATGTCCAGGCTGTGGGTGCCGGAAACCACCATGGGGGTCAGGAAACGGCGGTCTTGGGTCAGGCGCACTT from Rhodospirillaceae bacterium encodes:
- a CDS encoding Gfo/Idh/MocA family oxidoreductase, with product MADLKQLGLAVVGCGVVGRMRSTLAKDFPGIGWIGLADINEDLGQKLKDDIDADFFTNDFRELLKRPEVDAVVIATSTWAHGEPTLLAAELGHKLFIEKPLATDARESLQVLTAIEDAGVDAVVGYTQRFRRRFLASKARIDSGQIGDLTAVVTRAFMNQMAPTGEVRLTQDRRFLTPMVVSGTHSLDMCMWLMGDAGKPVSVFARSNENVMTELGTKDATFGVFTMEDGTIWSMNICWSLPKVWPGSVYGLEIGIVGTKGVLDIEDTHRDVILATELPQGPGYNPDGLKMEVERNVDFLTSFPPGDMYEGDLWGPLREETNSWFRRIYLDKATPHATAAEGHRNLVLTMAMDLSAKRKAEVELPITPDELMAGLEA